One region of Chryseobacterium sp. SORGH_AS_0447 genomic DNA includes:
- a CDS encoding TlpA disulfide reductase family protein has protein sequence MAQDDWKEKKRILNVFADPANNALSEDYKIYRRQLMAIRYLNEISNYRKMTSWNDPKFAPPKAFVEELNANIQKPSPLLSKNESYLQFKLDHLLTDKDQSVNADSILFVKINQLPKGLERDQLLSRHLAKTLELQTDSISRKKLFAAEINTINNVDYRNSLYSKLEQINISQKGAVFPDLSLLNDKGKAVKLSKFRGKYVVIDLWATWCAPCKQIRPVFEARNNQYRYYQNIQFISVSADENPSKWRNFLKTKPASIPQFWLKNAEKLMTTYKIQSIPRFVIIDPQGKIFNLNTPFPDEDNFVEILDKLKKY, from the coding sequence GTGGCCCAGGACGACTGGAAGGAGAAAAAAAGAATCCTGAATGTTTTTGCCGATCCTGCCAACAATGCCCTGTCGGAGGATTATAAAATATACAGAAGACAGCTGATGGCCATCCGCTACCTTAACGAGATCAGCAATTACCGGAAAATGACTTCATGGAACGATCCTAAGTTTGCCCCTCCGAAAGCCTTTGTAGAAGAGTTGAATGCCAATATCCAGAAGCCATCACCTCTTTTAAGCAAAAACGAAAGCTACCTGCAGTTTAAGCTGGATCATCTGCTTACGGATAAAGACCAGTCGGTAAATGCGGACAGTATCCTGTTTGTAAAAATCAACCAGCTTCCGAAAGGGCTGGAAAGAGATCAGCTGCTTTCCCGGCATTTGGCAAAGACGCTGGAACTTCAGACCGACAGTATATCCAGAAAAAAATTATTTGCTGCTGAAATCAACACGATTAACAATGTTGATTACCGAAATAGCCTGTATTCCAAGCTAGAACAGATTAATATTTCCCAGAAAGGAGCGGTTTTTCCGGATCTCAGTTTGTTAAATGATAAAGGGAAGGCCGTAAAGCTTTCAAAATTCCGCGGAAAATATGTCGTCATTGATCTTTGGGCTACCTGGTGCGCACCATGTAAACAGATCCGTCCGGTTTTCGAAGCAAGAAATAATCAGTATAGATATTATCAGAATATCCAGTTTATTTCGGTAAGCGCTGATGAAAACCCGTCGAAATGGAGAAACTTTTTAAAGACAAAACCGGCAAGTATTCCTCAGTTTTGGCTAAAAAATGCAGAAAAGCTGATGACAACTTATAAAATCCAGTCGATACCGAGGTTTGTCATTATTGATCCGCAGGGGAAAATTTTTAACCTGAATACGCCGTTTCCGGATGAAGATAACTTTGTAGAAATTTTGGATAAGCTGAAGAAGTATTAA
- a CDS encoding ABC transporter permease: MKKLLTTVGTEWLKLKGLGIIYIAVVLGALLPLLVYAPSFFMPETVPEGTLKFSVFEDAIGGDQLRYFVFFILPLLIIVAANRIAQTDHKNNGWQLMETQPVSRLQLYLSKYIIVVILSVMCITSYFIFSVMMAVADYYIHPNAVKLMDFDLVWTIKTYIRICITILGIAALQLCISVAFHSFIWSFLIGSLGIASNIAALIQKQSYFFNPYGSLCSFWNAPEIRNLNTFISHSEYMSLFWMVIFLVIGYLWYSRKGFKNAFGKNKKQMAVSAACFAAGAGLLYFIQLPKPYRSGASGISIKGTLDTDLKIDSVKIFTSDFHKKVGAVPVINNTFSWTTKKKLPLDEYLIEFGNKKLILVMGSGDWFNLDFKFNNTEMVTYLKIQPESGSDLPGKTGFFRKGVYVRPG, translated from the coding sequence ATGAAAAAATTACTAACGACAGTCGGTACGGAATGGCTGAAGCTGAAAGGATTAGGGATTATTTATATTGCCGTTGTTTTAGGCGCATTGCTCCCACTGTTAGTCTATGCCCCTTCATTTTTCATGCCGGAAACCGTTCCGGAAGGGACGCTGAAATTTTCTGTTTTTGAAGATGCCATTGGTGGTGATCAGTTAAGGTATTTCGTATTTTTCATATTGCCCCTGCTGATTATTGTTGCGGCAAACCGGATTGCACAGACCGATCACAAAAACAATGGCTGGCAGCTGATGGAAACGCAGCCGGTAAGCCGTTTGCAGCTTTATTTATCAAAATACATCATTGTCGTGATATTAAGTGTTATGTGCATCACCTCCTATTTTATATTCAGTGTGATGATGGCGGTGGCCGATTATTATATCCATCCGAATGCGGTGAAGCTGATGGATTTCGATTTGGTCTGGACGATTAAGACGTACATCAGGATCTGCATCACAATTTTAGGAATCGCAGCACTTCAGCTCTGTATTTCAGTGGCTTTCCACAGCTTTATCTGGTCCTTCCTAATCGGCTCCCTGGGCATCGCGTCGAATATTGCTGCACTTATCCAGAAACAATCTTACTTTTTCAATCCGTATGGTTCTCTATGCTCGTTCTGGAATGCACCGGAGATCAGAAATCTGAATACTTTTATTTCTCATTCCGAGTATATGAGCTTATTCTGGATGGTGATCTTCCTGGTCATCGGTTATTTATGGTACAGCCGAAAGGGCTTTAAAAATGCTTTTGGTAAAAATAAGAAACAGATGGCTGTTTCAGCTGCATGTTTTGCAGCCGGCGCCGGTCTGCTGTATTTTATCCAATTGCCGAAGCCTTATCGAAGCGGAGCGTCAGGGATTTCCATCAAAGGAACATTGGATACTGATCTTAAAATTGATTCCGTTAAAATCTTTACGTCGGATTTCCATAAAAAAGTTGGTGCCGTTCCGGTAATCAACAACACATTCAGCTGGACGACAAAGAAAAAGCTTCCGTTGGACGAATATCTGATTGAGTTCGGAAATAAAAAGCTGATCCTGGTGATGGGAAGCGGCGACTGGTTTAACCTGGATTTTAAATTCAACAATACCGAAATGGTAACCTACCTCAAAATCCAACCGGAAAGCGGATCAGACCTTCCGGGAAAAACAGGATTCTTTCGGAAGGGAGTTTACGTACGCCCTGGATGA
- a CDS encoding cystathionine gamma-synthase: MNFNTKVIHGGQHHESATGSVNVPVFLTSTFAQKSPGVHSGYEYSRAANPTRQALEDSLASIENGARGLAFGSGLAAIDCVLKLLNPGDEVVAVDDLYGGTYRMFTRLFEKYQLKFTFVNFDDVSKIADVITDKTKLIWVETPTNPLMKLVDIKAVVEVAKGKDILVAVDNTFATPYLQRPIDLGADIVMHSATKYLGGHSDVIAGALVAKDAELGEKLHFIQFASGGILGPHDSYLVLRGIKTLALRVQRHSENGRAVAKYLESHPAVDKVIYPGLESHPQYELAKAQMKDFGGMVSFTFKSGKKEDAIKFLEKVKVFTLAESLGGVESLANHPALMTHASIPAEKRAELGITDDLVRLSVGIEDAEDLIADLERAFS, encoded by the coding sequence ATGAATTTCAATACAAAAGTAATACACGGTGGTCAACACCACGAATCGGCGACAGGTTCGGTAAACGTTCCTGTATTTTTAACGTCAACCTTCGCACAGAAAAGTCCGGGTGTACATTCCGGATACGAATATTCAAGAGCGGCGAACCCTACGAGACAGGCTTTGGAAGATTCTTTGGCAAGCATTGAAAACGGAGCGAGAGGACTGGCTTTCGGATCAGGCCTTGCAGCAATCGACTGTGTTTTAAAATTATTAAATCCCGGAGATGAGGTGGTTGCAGTAGATGATCTTTACGGCGGAACGTACCGGATGTTTACCCGCCTTTTTGAAAAATACCAATTGAAATTTACTTTCGTGAATTTTGATGACGTTTCAAAAATTGCTGATGTCATTACAGATAAAACAAAACTGATCTGGGTGGAAACCCCGACCAATCCTTTGATGAAGCTGGTAGATATTAAGGCGGTAGTGGAAGTGGCAAAAGGGAAAGATATCCTGGTGGCCGTAGACAATACCTTTGCAACACCTTATCTTCAGCGGCCGATCGATCTTGGAGCGGATATCGTGATGCACTCTGCAACAAAATATTTAGGAGGCCACTCGGACGTAATCGCCGGAGCTTTGGTGGCAAAAGATGCCGAATTGGGAGAAAAACTTCACTTCATCCAGTTCGCCAGCGGCGGAATTTTAGGCCCTCATGATTCTTATTTGGTACTAAGAGGAATTAAAACATTGGCATTACGTGTTCAGAGGCACTCGGAAAACGGAAGGGCTGTAGCCAAATATCTTGAATCTCATCCGGCTGTAGACAAAGTAATTTATCCCGGATTGGAATCTCATCCACAGTACGAACTGGCAAAAGCCCAGATGAAAGATTTCGGAGGCATGGTTTCTTTCACCTTTAAATCCGGAAAAAAAGAGGATGCGATTAAGTTTTTGGAAAAAGTAAAAGTATTTACACTGGCCGAATCTTTAGGCGGCGTAGAGTCTTTGGCGAATCATCCGGCACTGATGACGCATGCTTCTATTCCTGCTGAAAAACGTGCGGAACTGGGGATCACCGATGATCTGGTACGTTTAAGTGTAGGTATCGAAGATGCGGAAGACCTGATCGCTGATCTGGAAAGAGCATTTTCATAA
- a CDS encoding ABC transporter ATP-binding protein — protein sequence MKHIIRIQNLHFEFSRDKPVLKDISLSVPKGSIFGFLGANGAGKSTTMKMLIGSIPDEHNAIQIFDQELSALYPEGFTRIGSLIDTAAFYEHLSGWDNLLVISRLRNLPPSECERVLYLVGLWESRNMKTKRYSLGMKQRLAIAITLLGKPDLLILDEPVNGLDPNGMLEIRELLIRLNREEGVTIFISSHLLQEIEKMITHLAIISNGEIRFAGSIKDLNERYRYNRIRIGLNDAAAFINEIPGSYSPKMLDETGIEITAASREDVIALVKQLVLKEAGIFEIKTSAGLEEWFMEITKN from the coding sequence ATGAAACACATTATCCGGATTCAGAACCTCCATTTTGAATTTTCCAGGGACAAACCTGTATTAAAAGACATCAGCCTTTCGGTTCCGAAAGGAAGTATTTTCGGGTTCCTCGGAGCCAATGGAGCGGGCAAATCCACGACGATGAAAATGCTGATCGGCAGCATTCCTGATGAGCACAATGCCATTCAGATTTTCGACCAAGAATTATCTGCACTATATCCCGAAGGCTTTACCCGGATCGGGAGCCTTATCGATACGGCTGCTTTCTATGAGCATCTTTCAGGCTGGGACAATCTGCTGGTTATTTCAAGGCTGAGAAACCTCCCGCCTTCCGAATGTGAAAGGGTACTGTATCTCGTGGGGCTTTGGGAAAGCCGGAACATGAAAACGAAAAGATATTCGCTGGGGATGAAGCAAAGACTAGCCATTGCCATTACTTTACTAGGAAAGCCTGATCTGCTGATTCTGGATGAGCCGGTAAACGGTCTTGATCCGAATGGAATGCTGGAAATACGCGAACTGCTTATCAGACTGAACAGGGAAGAGGGCGTTACCATCTTTATTTCGAGTCATCTGCTTCAGGAAATTGAAAAAATGATTACCCACCTGGCCATTATATCCAACGGTGAAATCCGTTTTGCAGGAAGCATTAAGGACCTGAATGAACGCTACCGTTACAACCGGATCAGAATCGGGCTGAATGACGCGGCTGCTTTCATCAACGAAATTCCCGGAAGCTATTCGCCGAAGATGTTGGATGAGACCGGTATTGAAATTACTGCTGCATCCAGGGAAGATGTTATCGCTCTTGTAAAACAGCTGGTGCTAAAAGAGGCCGGTATTTTCGAAATTAAGACCAGTGCAGGACTGGAAGAATGGTTCATGGAAATCACTAAAAACTAA
- a CDS encoding GNAT family N-acetyltransferase, giving the protein MTRKATLQDIRQLSELFDQYRIFYHKTSDVPAAEQFLTERIENGDSKIFVAENEERLVGFVQLYPLFSSTRMKRYWLLNDLFVNESYRGKGFSKQLIERAKEMAKSTDACGILLETGKSNDIGNKLYPSCGFELYDEVNFYEWTVD; this is encoded by the coding sequence ATGACAAGAAAAGCAACCCTTCAGGACATCAGGCAGCTGTCTGAATTATTCGATCAATACAGGATATTTTACCATAAGACTTCAGATGTTCCGGCGGCCGAACAGTTTTTAACGGAAAGAATCGAAAACGGAGATTCCAAAATTTTTGTTGCTGAAAACGAAGAGAGACTGGTCGGTTTTGTGCAGCTTTATCCGTTGTTTTCTTCTACCAGAATGAAGCGTTACTGGCTGCTGAACGATTTATTTGTCAATGAAAGTTACCGTGGAAAAGGCTTTTCAAAACAACTGATTGAACGGGCAAAAGAAATGGCAAAATCAACGGATGCCTGTGGAATTCTCCTGGAAACCGGAAAATCCAACGACATCGGAAACAAGCTGTATCCCAGCTGCGGCTTTGAACTTTACGATGAAGTCAATTTTTATGAATGGACAGTGGATTAA
- a CDS encoding gliding motility protein GldB gives MKIFRIIVLSAGFVVALNSCKKESQNQWNVEITAPAEKVEITDISNELYNPGVSSEQFKAKYPWFQGTVSDADFAKRRMDAGEIKIYKEAIAKIDQKKLQTDLQDLFSHIKYYFPSFKSPKVFLFSSALQMVQDPIFYNAKENLLFIDITGFMGDGNPNYKGLEMYFQKSMNPNNIVPKVAQIFAEGFVKESPDHQKFIDMMILNGKIMVLKDAFLPTYPEYLKMNYTQKQYEWAVANEANIWNYFVENNLIFGDDHRLEDRFIAPGPFSKFYTEIDNESSPQIGIFTGWQICKAYLKEKPDTKLQDFLKMDATIIFNQSGYKPKL, from the coding sequence ATGAAGATTTTCAGAATTATTGTCCTGTCTGCAGGATTCGTTGTAGCCCTGAATTCCTGTAAAAAAGAATCTCAGAACCAATGGAATGTTGAAATTACAGCACCCGCTGAAAAAGTGGAAATTACCGATATTTCCAACGAGCTGTATAACCCAGGTGTTTCTTCAGAGCAGTTTAAAGCAAAATATCCGTGGTTCCAGGGAACCGTAAGCGATGCCGATTTTGCCAAAAGAAGAATGGATGCAGGGGAAATTAAAATATACAAGGAAGCCATTGCAAAAATAGACCAGAAAAAGCTGCAAACGGATCTTCAGGATCTTTTCTCGCATATCAAATATTACTTTCCTTCATTTAAGAGCCCGAAAGTATTTTTATTTTCGTCCGCTCTGCAGATGGTACAGGATCCTATTTTTTACAATGCAAAAGAAAACCTTCTCTTTATAGACATTACCGGCTTTATGGGCGACGGGAACCCAAACTATAAAGGACTGGAAATGTATTTTCAGAAATCCATGAACCCGAATAATATCGTGCCGAAGGTAGCGCAGATCTTTGCCGAAGGTTTTGTAAAAGAATCACCGGACCATCAGAAATTTATCGATATGATGATCCTGAACGGTAAAATCATGGTGCTTAAAGACGCTTTTCTGCCTACGTATCCGGAATACCTGAAAATGAACTATACCCAAAAGCAGTACGAGTGGGCAGTAGCTAATGAAGCGAATATCTGGAATTACTTTGTAGAGAACAACCTGATTTTCGGGGATGACCACAGGCTGGAAGACCGTTTCATTGCGCCGGGGCCGTTTTCTAAATTTTATACGGAGATTGATAACGAGTCTTCACCACAAATCGGGATTTTCACAGGATGGCAGATCTGTAAAGCCTATCTGAAAGAAAAGCCGGATACCAAGCTTCAGGATTTCCTGAAGATGGATGCCACCATCATTTTCAACCAGTCCGGTTATAAACCGAAATTGTAA
- the gldC gene encoding gliding motility protein GldC: MRKTQITIDVELDENHIPENITWNAQDGGIEKEATKATMISVWDDKAMEALRIDLWTKEMPVDQMKMFIHQILVSLGNTYQRATGEEDVAQWMEEIAEEFAVKSAIKM, from the coding sequence ATGAGAAAAACTCAGATTACGATAGATGTAGAACTGGATGAAAACCACATCCCGGAAAATATTACCTGGAACGCTCAGGATGGCGGCATCGAAAAGGAAGCAACCAAGGCAACGATGATTTCGGTTTGGGACGATAAAGCCATGGAAGCTTTGAGAATCGACCTTTGGACTAAAGAAATGCCCGTTGACCAAATGAAGATGTTCATCCATCAAATCCTGGTTTCTCTGGGAAATACTTACCAAAGAGCAACCGGAGAAGAGGATGTGGCCCAGTGGATGGAAGAAATAGCGGAGGAATTTGCGGTAAAATCTGCGATAAAAATGTAA